A region of Vigna radiata var. radiata cultivar VC1973A chromosome 10, Vradiata_ver6, whole genome shotgun sequence DNA encodes the following proteins:
- the LOC106775292 gene encoding cell division control protein 6 homolog B, protein MPVIAAKRSLRSHPSSPPRKSPRRCTAATANSSRNVNNFGTDENQADPAAVKPRWNPKDGEQIKAVKLALHLSTAPSSVVCREEEQNVVLEFCKGCVEHNKAGSLYICGCPGTGKSLSMEKVKEQLLNWSKEAGLPPPDVLSVNCTTLASTSDIFTKMIGLNQTQGKKVSASPLQQLHNMYSQKSSVKNMTLIVADELDYLITKDRAVLHDLFMLTTFPFSRCILIGVANAIDLADRFLPRLTSLNCKPVVVNFQAYSKDQILMILEERLKELPYIVFQQQALELCARKVAASSGDMRNALSICWSAIEMLEAEIRESACNLNTSLEEISFSQQNLPTAPDCMKKREFDIVRTDHMARALSKTYRSPVVDTIQSLPHHQQIILCSSMNHFREAKKDTFLGELYKSYVGICRSSLIPPAGILEFSNMCRVLSDQGLIKLGQSREDKLRRVSPKVNEGDITFALQGIRFFHNCLK, encoded by the exons ATGCCCGTCATCGCCGCAAAACGCTCGTTGCGATCTCATCCTTCCTCGCCTCCTCGCAAATCGCCTCGCAGATGCACTGCAGCAACCGCCAATTCCTCCCGCAAT GTAAACAATTTCGGCACAGATGAAAACCAAGCTGATCCGGCAGCTGTGAAACCCAGGTGGAATCCCAAAG ATGGTGAGCAAATAAAGGCGGTGAAGCTAGCATTGCACTTGTCCACTGCGCCGTCTTCAGTTGTGTGCCGTGAGGAGGAGCAGAATGTTGTTTTGGAGTTCTGCAAAGGGTGCGTTGAGCATAATAAGGCCGGGAGTCTGTACATTTGCGGGTGTCCCGGTACCGGGAAATCGTTGTCTATGGAGAAAGTGAAAGAGCAATTACTCAATTGGTCCAAGGAG GCAGGTCTCCCGCCGCCAGATGTTTTATCCGTGAACTGCACAACTCTTGCTAGCACATCGGATATTTTCACAAAG ATGATAGGGTTGAACCAAACACAGGGTAAAAAGGTTTCAGCCTCGCCCTTACAGCAACTTCATAATATGTATTCTCAGAAATCATCTGTCAAGAACATGAC ATTGATAGTGGCTGACGAATTAGATTATTTGATAACCAAAGACAGAGCCGTTCTTCATGATCTTTTCATGCTCACTACCTTTCCTTTTTCTAGATGTATATTGATAG GTGTAGCGAATGCAATTGACTTAGCTGATCGGTTTCTTCCGAGGCTTACATCATTAAATT GCAAGCCTGTGGTTGTAAATTTCCAGGCTTACTCGAAAGATCAGATCCTCATGATTCTTGAAGAAAGGTTGAAG GAACTTCCTTACATTGTCTTTCAACAGCAGGCCCTGGAACTATGTGCTAGG AAAGTTGCCGCATCTTCTGGAGACATGCGGAATGCCCTTTCTATATGCTG GAGTGCAATCGAGATGCTTGAAGCAGAAATTAGAGAATCTGCGTGCAATTTGAACACTTCATTGGAAGAGATATCATTTTCTCAACAAAATCTTCCCACAGCTCCTGATTGTATGAAAAAACGTGAATTTGATATT GTGAGAACTGATCATATGGCTCGTGCCTTGTCCAAGACTTATAGATCACCGGTGGTGGATACGATACAATCTCTGCCACATCATCAGCAG ATTATACTCTGCTCTTCTATGAATCACTTTCGAGAAGCCAAGAAAGATACATTCCTCGGAGAG TTGTATAAATCGTATGTGGGGATATGTAGATCATCTTTAATTCCTCCAGCCGGAATCTTAGAATTTTCGAACATGTGCAGAGTGCTAAGTGACCAG GGTCTTATTAAACTAGGACAATCTCGAGAGGACAAATTAAGAAGAGTGTCGCCTAAAGTAAATGAGGGTGATATTACTTTCGCATTGCAG GGGATACGGTTTTTTCACAACTGTCTTAAATGA